From Plodia interpunctella isolate USDA-ARS_2022_Savannah chromosome 18, ilPloInte3.2, whole genome shotgun sequence, a single genomic window includes:
- the Jra gene encoding transcription factor Jra — translation MVRHSGHGMETTFYEDQYPLSGPVESLKRSLTLDLDFNRGGKRSRIAAPVLSSPDLQLLKLGSPELEKMIIQNGMITTPTPNAALFPTLAPTEEQEMYARPFVEALDKLHHNDPQLATPLGRRVYADLDRPLERYPTPVVKDEPQTVPSAASSPPLSPIDMDTQERIKLERKRQRNRVAASKCRRRKLERISKLEEKVKILKGENAELAQMVVKLKDHVHRLKQQVLEHAKGGCLIESHY, via the coding sequence ATGGTTCGCCATTCCGGCCACGGCATGGAGACTACTTTTTATGAAGACCAGTATCCCCTCAGCGGACCGGTGGAGAGTCTGAAGCGGTCCCTTACCCTGGATTTGGATTTTAATCGTGGTGGGAAGCGGTCAAGGATAGCCGCTCCCGTGCTTTCATCGCCCGATCTCCAGCTGCTGAAACTGGGTTCACCGGAGCTTGAGAAAATGATAATTCAAAACGGAATGATCACAACACCTACCCCAAATGCGGCGCTTTTTCCAACATTAGCACCTACGGAAGAACAAGAAATGTATGCGAGACCTTTCGTTGAGGCTTTAGATAAGCTGCATCATAATGACCCTCAGCTGGCGACGCCGCTTGGTCGGCGAGTGTACGCCGACCTGGACCGACCGCTCGAGCGATACCCCACGCCCGTAGTCAAAGACGAGCCGCAGACTGTGCCGAGCGCGGCTAGCTCGCCGCCGCTCTCGCCCATCGACATGGACACACAAGAGCGCATCAAGCTGGAACGAAAGAGGCAGAGGAATCGAGTAGCCGCCTCTAAATGCCGGCGGCGAAAGCTGGAACGCATCTCCAAGCTGGAAGAGAAGGTCAAGATCCTGAAGGGTGAAAACGCAGAACTGGCGCAGATGGTCGTGAAACTAAAAGACCACGTGCATAGATTGAAGCAGCAGGTGCTGGAGCATGCGAAAGGTGGCTGCCTCATCGAGTCGCACTACTGa